The following are encoded in a window of Streptomyces sp. 11x1 genomic DNA:
- a CDS encoding DoxX family protein has product METIWLSGAEWVAVLRIGLGLWWLESWRHKDKRAWFQEGAGIAWAAGVAEKHRWGAVRGGFDVVVRPRQKVMAYVVVYAELALGLGLILGFLTPIALVGGLVLNLLYLVLMIHDWAEQGQNSMMALISVVALFGMSWQTWSVDSALGLF; this is encoded by the coding sequence ATGGAGACGATCTGGCTCAGCGGTGCCGAATGGGTGGCCGTGCTTCGTATCGGGCTCGGGCTGTGGTGGCTGGAGAGCTGGCGGCACAAGGACAAGAGGGCCTGGTTCCAGGAGGGGGCCGGGATCGCCTGGGCGGCGGGGGTCGCGGAGAAGCATCGGTGGGGAGCGGTGCGCGGTGGGTTCGACGTGGTGGTCAGGCCTCGGCAGAAAGTCATGGCCTATGTCGTCGTCTACGCCGAACTCGCCCTCGGACTCGGGCTGATCCTCGGATTCCTCACGCCGATCGCGCTCGTCGGCGGGCTGGTGCTGAACCTCCTCTATCTCGTGCTGATGATCCACGACTGGGCCGAGCAGGGACAGAACTCGATGATGGCGCTCATCTCGGTGGTGGCGCTGTTCGGGATGTCGTGGCAGACGTGGTCGGTGGACAGCGCGTTGGGGCTGTTCTGA
- a CDS encoding OB-fold domain-containing protein, whose product MVRGGEGVRFDQPEADGLSRTYWDAAADGRLLLRRCGATGCGRAHHYPREFCPYCWSEDVRWEEASGRAVLYTWSVVHRNDLPPFGERTPYVPAVVDLVEGPRMMTEVVEEPGEKVGEKTGEKAGGLRVGMELEVVFREAGEFVVPVFRARS is encoded by the coding sequence ATGGTGAGGGGTGGCGAGGGTGTGCGGTTCGATCAGCCGGAGGCCGATGGCCTCAGTCGTACGTACTGGGACGCCGCCGCCGACGGGCGGTTGTTGCTGCGGCGGTGCGGGGCGACGGGCTGTGGACGCGCCCACCACTACCCGCGCGAGTTCTGCCCCTACTGCTGGAGCGAGGACGTGCGGTGGGAGGAGGCCTCCGGGCGCGCCGTGCTCTACACCTGGTCCGTCGTCCACCGCAACGACCTGCCGCCCTTCGGCGAGCGGACTCCGTACGTCCCCGCCGTCGTCGACCTCGTCGAGGGGCCCCGGATGATGACCGAGGTCGTGGAGGAGCCCGGGGAGAAGGTCGGCGAGAAGACCGGGGAGAAGGCCGGTGGGCTGCGGGTGGGGATGGAGCTGGAGGTGGTGTTCCGGGAAGCGGGGGAGTTCGTGGTGCCCGTATTTCGCGCGCGTTCGTGA
- a CDS encoding GNAT family protein, which translates to MRLCAWDAESDADVEAWLRGRTDPDFRRWNTPLVWDASFEGARESLRRRAESDAEGTTVAFRITDVESGAALGQVGLSGIDAHMRRAVVGYWVLPEARGRRVATRALDLAARWTFTELGIHRLELDHVVGHAASCRIAELCGFSYEGLMRGAAFAEGSQDEFRDAHLHARLATDPTPEGIR; encoded by the coding sequence CTGCGCCTGTGTGCCTGGGACGCCGAGTCCGACGCCGATGTCGAGGCGTGGCTGCGGGGGCGTACCGACCCCGATTTCCGGCGATGGAACACCCCTCTGGTGTGGGACGCGAGTTTCGAGGGCGCCCGGGAGTCGCTGCGGCGGCGCGCCGAGTCCGACGCGGAGGGCACGACCGTGGCCTTCCGGATCACGGACGTGGAGAGCGGCGCGGCCCTCGGGCAGGTCGGGCTGAGCGGGATCGACGCGCACATGCGCCGGGCCGTCGTCGGCTACTGGGTGCTGCCCGAGGCCCGTGGCCGCCGGGTTGCCACCCGGGCCCTCGACCTCGCCGCCCGCTGGACGTTCACCGAACTCGGCATCCACCGGCTCGAACTCGACCACGTTGTCGGCCATGCCGCGTCCTGCCGTATCGCCGAGCTGTGCGGGTTCTCGTACGAGGGGCTCATGCGCGGGGCGGCGTTCGCCGAGGGGAGCCAGGACGAGTTCCGGGACGCCCACCTGCACGCCCGACTGGCCACGGACCCGACCCCGGAGGGGATTCGATGA